In Archocentrus centrarchus isolate MPI-CPG fArcCen1 unplaced genomic scaffold, fArcCen1 scaffold_36_ctg1, whole genome shotgun sequence, a genomic segment contains:
- the LOC115776670 gene encoding uncharacterized protein LOC115776670 produces MDGLDDVTVSVLNAANIDEVLIHTLSRDDLRDLFPGPENFLRRKQLWAHLHKEEDYSTLPDKAGPGEAGTRSSPKGTPPSPQTSTPLVKKTPEKTLQLPSPPEYVIYTDGELELARKHYFEMACTGREGEAAMSKELRCRLVRNTVTSMISILRASRQGEELRYPSKYDVTAMAKKLVEYYPMLQDNDLPAKYTSMYSYLQKRILNIKSPRKRQGPTPERGRSKKRRHIEFSPSDQGEDDDADSSGGSTILLPPVSSSDGDSSVNMDSLATQARHYKTLQDLYKKPKPNRDAVCQILDLEFQSRRAFIDSDVLKEEDRPTKILEAYPCFKELHNVMDELRRILDKNNNKFITEVKARWEDFCSMVQFYGLWKKVLKPPMNQNRVECNIALFRALPTLFPSPTAPPKKLGHASEALLHVLQPAEDPAIYLQRRSLFSPVLLFDGSHCIMAIGTTPITTFAEEDLRQGLLYLMAYYYTLHLTYPKCVATLLSVIQTEVLKDSIHERDTTSSYKKAMAEWKAFIQE; encoded by the exons TCAGTTCTAAATG CTGCCAACATAGATGAGGTTTTAATCCACACCCTCAGTCGTGATGATTTAAGAGATCTTTTTCCTGGTCCAGAAAACTTTCTCAGGAGGAAACAGTTGTGGGCTCATCTTCACAAAGAG GAGGACTATTCCACCTTACCAGACAAAGCTGGCCCTGGTGAAGCAGGAACTAGGTCTTCACCTAAAGGAACACCTCCATCTCCCCAGACATCCACTCCTTTGGTAAAGAAAACCCCAGAGAAGACTCTACAGCTTCCCAGTCCTCCTGAATATGTGATCTATACAGATGGTGAGCTGGAACTAGCTCGGAAACACTATTTTGAGATGGCCTGCACTGGTAGAGAGGGAGAAGCTGCCATGTCCAAAGAGCTGAGATGCAGGCTGGTGAGAAACACTGTCACCAGCATGATTTCAATCTTGAGAGCAAGTCGACAAGGAGAGGAGTTACGATACCCGTCCAAGTACGATGTTACTGCCATGGCTAAGAAACTAGTGGAGTATTATCCCATGCTACAGGATAACGACTTACCTGCCAAATAT ACGAGCATGTACAGTTATCTTCAGAAGAGGATCCTGAATATTAAGTCCCCTCGAAAGAGGCAGGGTCCCACACCAGAGAGGGGCCGTTCAAAAAAAAGGCGCCACATTGAGTTCTCACCAAGTGACCagggagaagatgatgatgCAGATTCAAGTGGCGGATCAACGATTCTTTTGCCACCAGTGAGCAGTTCTGATGGCGACAGTTCAG TCAACATGGATAGTCTAGCAACACAGGCCAGGCATTACAAGACTCTGCAGGACCTGTATAAGAAGCCAAAACCCAACCGAGATGCTGTTTGCCAAATTCTTGACCTTGAGTTTCAATCAAGAAGAGCCTTCATTGACAGCGATgttctgaaagaagaagatagGCCAACAAAGATTCTAGAGGCATATCCATGTTTCAAGGAGCTTCACAAT GTGATGGATGAGCTACGGCGGATCCTGgataagaacaacaacaaattcaTAACTGAAGTAAAGGCAAGATGGGAGGACTTCTGCTCCATGGTTCAGTTTTATGGTCTTTGGAAGAAGGTGTTAAAGCCACCGATGAACCAAAATAGAG TGGAATGCAACATCGCCCTGTTTAGGGCACTCCCCACACTCTTCCCCTCACCAACTGCGCCACCCAAGAAGCTGGGACATGCCAGTGAGGCATTGCTTCATGTCCTTCAG cCAGCAGAAGATCCAGCCATCTACCTTCAGAGGAGATCTCTCTTCAGCCCTGTTTTGCTCTTTGATGGGTCCCACTGTATTATGGCAATTGGAACCACACCCATCACCACATTTGCTGAAGAAGACCTCCGTCAAGGTTTGCTGTATCTGATGGCATACTACTACACCTTGCATCTCACATATCCAAAGTGTGTGGCAACCCTTCTGtctgtcattcagactgaagtGTTAAAGGACAGTATCCATGAGCGAGACACCACAAGCTCATACAAAAAAGCCATGGCAGAGTGGAAGGCTTTTATTCAGGAGTAG